From the genome of Neodiprion pinetum isolate iyNeoPine1 chromosome 3, iyNeoPine1.2, whole genome shotgun sequence, one region includes:
- the LOC124214857 gene encoding little elongation complex subunit 2 isoform X1: MEEFLNIDWYPPLEDMIDDVFIHEERLKNESAMYRIMQGVFTDPFTDFESDDDDDRDKDDGSSSDNDSDGVRVAGKESKRPPLTVKKWEWVPGLEKPPFQFPRLSVLTKEEHAICLKVLKQFSGSEKPQMNQQNRSELEQYMKLLPVIRKEQEEFLALAKANWNGSEIKVIGKEYINARWKSKFLNARKLPRYYVAGGNIAFKEKKKIVAELEATLLEKGQLPRAFIPVCNKRNYLSTELHKLYALYPVFTNLDNSNETSQKLTVSQDPNCEKLATSNGVDVVISSGGLNCLATNFGPHYTSSWILPIVVKGSEEGNIIYIDKPLPPTSMTIPQRNSWIYKYILRSQILHPKHHTSVNFSKQGTEEEVTDHSLFGDIYSDDLLKLEDENSDIYSAGPKSDMFQTSENTAMENKAVIKNEQAMGGPSSHEMEDEFDLFTSKELSQQYTSGDFCVEEKDHSAISIAQSMKLDSINDNDDKENEMNVESVQHDAPDTETHTQNWTKTNISATASPPVGNNVTYKIFSLCPPENCDIDSSKTMVEKYKILVRAKIDGVERMNKNLLHPIMLVPKLEHQVSLGAEAVTAEEALKQWTMLTYRPNTSLVRVRISAKSSDIIQVERRTIGSINNEMKRLYGLNGEDSLVILHNVVHELKKLKPGNYLLRHTPSNGAFATIYQEAEFSAKNVFDLHSVYSQNYAQIIPKPSWPPIDTMVVTPAFAFSERMPATYYPSKHVSISASNYPRGRGKGRARGRGRGGLPGRGRTLQSAAIERSTGINHVDTKRGKQKKFNVQHETPVEQS, translated from the exons ATGGAGGAATTTCTCAACATTGATTG GTACCCTCCACTGGAAGATATGATAGACGACGTGTTCATCCACGAAGAAAGACTGAAGAACGAAAGTGCGATGTATAGAATAATGCAGGGTGTTTTCACCGACCCTTTTACAGACTTTGAAagcgacgatgacgatgataggGATAAAGACGATGGAAGTTCAAGTGACAACGACTCCGATGGAGTTCGGGTAGCTGGCAAAGAATCTAAGCGGCCACCGCTGACTGTAAAAAAATGGGAATGGGTACCTGGCCTTGAAAAACCTCCGTTCCAATTTCCCAGATTGTCAGTCTTGACCAAAGAAGAACATGCCATCTGTCTGAAAGTTTTAAAGCAATTTTCAGGATCAGAAAAACCGCAAATGAATCAACAAAATAGAAGCGAACTGGAACAGTATATg AAACTGTTACCAGTGATACGCAAAGAGCAGGAGGAATTTTTAGCTTTAGCAAAGGCTAATTGGAATGGTTCTGAAATAAAAGTTATTGGAAAAGAATACATTAACGCACGGTGGAaatctaaatttttaaacgctCGAAAGCTTCCTAGATACTACGTAGCAGGAGGAAATATAGCTTtcaaggaaaagaaaaaaattgttgctgAACTAGAGGCCACACTCTTGGAAAAG GGTCAACTTCCCAGGGCATTCATACCAGTTTGCAACAAGcgaaattatttatcaactGAATTGCACAAACTCTATGCCCTATATCCGGTGTTCACCAATTTGGACAACAGCAATGAAACATCTCAAAAATTAACGGTGAGTCAGGATCCAAACTGCGAGAAGCTTGCCACGTCTAATGGGGTAGATGTGGTAATTTCGTCAGGAGGACTCAATTGTTTGGCTACTAATTTTGGCCCGCATTATACAAGTTCTTGGATTCTGCCAATTGTTGTGAAAGGGAGCGAGGAAGGAAACATTATTTACATCGACAAGCCATTACCACCTACAAGTATGACTATACCTCAAAGAAACTCTTGGATTTACAAGTATATTCTACGGTCACAAATTCTTCACCCAAAACATCATACTTCGGTCAA CTTTTCCAAACAAGGAACTGAGGAGGAGGTGACTGATCACAGTCTTTTTGGGGATATATATTCTGACGATCTATTGAAATTAGAAGACGAAAACAGTGACATCTATAGTGCAGGTCCAAAATCAGATATGTTTCAAACATCCGAAAATACAGCCATGGAAAACAAagctgtgataaaaaatgagcaaGCGATGGGTGGTCCAAGTAGTCACGAAATGGAAGATGAATTTGACCTTTTCACAAGTAAAGAATTATCGCAACAATACACTTCTGGTGACTTTTGTGTAGAGGAAAAGGATCACTCTGCTATTTCTATTGCCCAGTCTATGAAACTGGACTCAATAAACGATAACGACGAtaaggaaaatgaaatgaatgtaGAAAGCGTTCAGCATGATGCACCAGATACAGAAACACATACTCAAAATTGGacgaaaacaaatatttcgGCTACTGCATCTCCACCTGTTGGAAATAATGTCAcgtacaaaatattttcactttgtcCACCTGAAAACTGCGATATCGATTCCTCAAAGACTATGGTTGAGAAGTATAAAATATTGGTTCGCGCTAAAATAGATGGGGTTGAG agaatgaataaaaatttacttcacCCCATAATGTTGGTGCCTAAACTGGAGCACCAAGTCAGTCTTGGTGCTGAGGCTGTTACAGCAGAAGAAGCATTGAAACAGTGGACAATGCTGACCTACAGACCGAATACATCACTCGTTCGAG TCAGAATATCTGCGAAATCCTCGGATATTATCCAAGTAGAAAGGAGAACAATAGGATCGATAAACAACGAAATGAAAAGGCTCTACGGACTTAACGGCGAAGATAGCCTAGTCATTTTGCATAACGTTGTTCATGAGTTAAAAAAGCTTAAACCTGGAAATTATCTTCTCAGGCATACTCCGAGTAATGGTGCATTCGCAACAATTTACCAAGAAGCAGAATTTTCCGC aaaaaatgtcttcgaCTTGCACTCGGTCTACTCCCAGAATTACGCTCAAATAATACCCAAACCCTCCTGGCCTCCCATTGACACAATGGTTGTAACTCCGGCCTTCGCATTCAGCGAAAGAATGCCTGCTACGTATTATCCTTCAAAACATGTCTCAATCTCCGCGTCTAACTATCCAAGAGGACGTGGAAAGGGCCGTGCACGAGGTCGCGGAAGAGGAGGTTTGCCAGGCCGTGGAAGGACTTTGCAGAGTGCTGCAATCGAGCGTTCCACAGGCATTAACCACGTCGACACAAAGCGCg gtaaacaaaaaaagtttaacGTGCAACACGAAACGCCGGTTGAACAATCATGA
- the LOC124214857 gene encoding little elongation complex subunit 2 isoform X2, with amino-acid sequence MEEFLNIDWYPPLEDMIDDVFIHEERLKNESAMYRIMQGVFTDPFTDFESDDDDDRDKDDGSSSDNDSDGVRVAGKESKRPPLTVKKWEWVPGLEKPPFQFPRLSVLTKEEHAICLKVLKQFSGSEKPQMNQQNRSELEQYMKLLPVIRKEQEEFLALAKANWNGSEIKVIGKEYINARWKSKFLNARKLPRYYVAGGNIAFKEKKKIVAELEATLLEKGQLPRAFIPVCNKRNYLSTELHKLYALYPVFTNLDNSNETSQKLTVSQDPNCEKLATSNGVDVVISSGGLNCLATNFGPHYTSSWILPIVVKGSEEGNIIYIDKPLPPTSMTIPQRNSWIYKYILRSQILHPKHHTSVNFSKQGTEEEVTDHSLFGDIYSDDLLKLEDENSDIYSAGPKSDMFQTSENTAMENKAVIKNEQAMGGPSSHEMEDEFDLFTSKELSQQYTSGDFCVEEKDHSAISIAQSMKLDSINDNDDKENEMNVESVQHDAPDTETHTQNWTKTNISATASPPVGNNVTYKIFSLCPPENCDIDSSKTMVEKYKILVRAKIDGVERMNKNLLHPIMLVPKLEHQVSLGAEAVTAEEALKQWTMLTYRPNTSLVRVRISAKSSDIIQVERRTIGSINNEMKRLYGLNGEDSLVILHNVVHELKKLKPGNYLLRHTPSNGAFATIYQEAEFSAKNVFDLHSVYSQNYAQIIPKPSWPPIDTMVVTPAFAFSERMPATYYPSKHVSISASNYPRGRGKGRARGRGRGGLPGRGRTLQSAAIERSTGINHVDTKRDHILSFRSFASR; translated from the exons ATGGAGGAATTTCTCAACATTGATTG GTACCCTCCACTGGAAGATATGATAGACGACGTGTTCATCCACGAAGAAAGACTGAAGAACGAAAGTGCGATGTATAGAATAATGCAGGGTGTTTTCACCGACCCTTTTACAGACTTTGAAagcgacgatgacgatgataggGATAAAGACGATGGAAGTTCAAGTGACAACGACTCCGATGGAGTTCGGGTAGCTGGCAAAGAATCTAAGCGGCCACCGCTGACTGTAAAAAAATGGGAATGGGTACCTGGCCTTGAAAAACCTCCGTTCCAATTTCCCAGATTGTCAGTCTTGACCAAAGAAGAACATGCCATCTGTCTGAAAGTTTTAAAGCAATTTTCAGGATCAGAAAAACCGCAAATGAATCAACAAAATAGAAGCGAACTGGAACAGTATATg AAACTGTTACCAGTGATACGCAAAGAGCAGGAGGAATTTTTAGCTTTAGCAAAGGCTAATTGGAATGGTTCTGAAATAAAAGTTATTGGAAAAGAATACATTAACGCACGGTGGAaatctaaatttttaaacgctCGAAAGCTTCCTAGATACTACGTAGCAGGAGGAAATATAGCTTtcaaggaaaagaaaaaaattgttgctgAACTAGAGGCCACACTCTTGGAAAAG GGTCAACTTCCCAGGGCATTCATACCAGTTTGCAACAAGcgaaattatttatcaactGAATTGCACAAACTCTATGCCCTATATCCGGTGTTCACCAATTTGGACAACAGCAATGAAACATCTCAAAAATTAACGGTGAGTCAGGATCCAAACTGCGAGAAGCTTGCCACGTCTAATGGGGTAGATGTGGTAATTTCGTCAGGAGGACTCAATTGTTTGGCTACTAATTTTGGCCCGCATTATACAAGTTCTTGGATTCTGCCAATTGTTGTGAAAGGGAGCGAGGAAGGAAACATTATTTACATCGACAAGCCATTACCACCTACAAGTATGACTATACCTCAAAGAAACTCTTGGATTTACAAGTATATTCTACGGTCACAAATTCTTCACCCAAAACATCATACTTCGGTCAA CTTTTCCAAACAAGGAACTGAGGAGGAGGTGACTGATCACAGTCTTTTTGGGGATATATATTCTGACGATCTATTGAAATTAGAAGACGAAAACAGTGACATCTATAGTGCAGGTCCAAAATCAGATATGTTTCAAACATCCGAAAATACAGCCATGGAAAACAAagctgtgataaaaaatgagcaaGCGATGGGTGGTCCAAGTAGTCACGAAATGGAAGATGAATTTGACCTTTTCACAAGTAAAGAATTATCGCAACAATACACTTCTGGTGACTTTTGTGTAGAGGAAAAGGATCACTCTGCTATTTCTATTGCCCAGTCTATGAAACTGGACTCAATAAACGATAACGACGAtaaggaaaatgaaatgaatgtaGAAAGCGTTCAGCATGATGCACCAGATACAGAAACACATACTCAAAATTGGacgaaaacaaatatttcgGCTACTGCATCTCCACCTGTTGGAAATAATGTCAcgtacaaaatattttcactttgtcCACCTGAAAACTGCGATATCGATTCCTCAAAGACTATGGTTGAGAAGTATAAAATATTGGTTCGCGCTAAAATAGATGGGGTTGAG agaatgaataaaaatttacttcacCCCATAATGTTGGTGCCTAAACTGGAGCACCAAGTCAGTCTTGGTGCTGAGGCTGTTACAGCAGAAGAAGCATTGAAACAGTGGACAATGCTGACCTACAGACCGAATACATCACTCGTTCGAG TCAGAATATCTGCGAAATCCTCGGATATTATCCAAGTAGAAAGGAGAACAATAGGATCGATAAACAACGAAATGAAAAGGCTCTACGGACTTAACGGCGAAGATAGCCTAGTCATTTTGCATAACGTTGTTCATGAGTTAAAAAAGCTTAAACCTGGAAATTATCTTCTCAGGCATACTCCGAGTAATGGTGCATTCGCAACAATTTACCAAGAAGCAGAATTTTCCGC aaaaaatgtcttcgaCTTGCACTCGGTCTACTCCCAGAATTACGCTCAAATAATACCCAAACCCTCCTGGCCTCCCATTGACACAATGGTTGTAACTCCGGCCTTCGCATTCAGCGAAAGAATGCCTGCTACGTATTATCCTTCAAAACATGTCTCAATCTCCGCGTCTAACTATCCAAGAGGACGTGGAAAGGGCCGTGCACGAGGTCGCGGAAGAGGAGGTTTGCCAGGCCGTGGAAGGACTTTGCAGAGTGCTGCAATCGAGCGTTCCACAGGCATTAACCACGTCGACACAAAGCGCg ACCACATTCTCAGCTTCCGATCGTTTGCTTCCaggtaa
- the LOC124214857 gene encoding little elongation complex subunit 2 isoform X3 — MEEFLNIDWYPPLEDMIDDVFIHEERLKNESAMYRIMQGVFTDPFTDFESDDDDDRDKDDGSSSDNDSDGVRVAGKESKRPPLTVKKWEWVPGLEKPPFQFPRLSVLTKEEHAICLKVLKQFSGSEKPQMNQQNRSELEQYMKLLPVIRKEQEEFLALAKANWNGSEIKVIGKEYINARWKSKFLNARKLPRYYVAGGNIAFKEKKKIVAELEATLLEKGQLPRAFIPVCNKRNYLSTELHKLYALYPVFTNLDNSNETSQKLTVSQDPNCEKLATSNGVDVVISSGGLNCLATNFGPHYTSSWILPIVVKGSEEGNIIYIDKPLPPTSMTIPQRNSWIYKYILRSQILHPKHHTSVNFSKQGTEEEVTDHSLFGDIYSDDLLKLEDENSDIYSAGPKSDMFQTSENTAMENKAVIKNEQAMGGPSSHEMEDEFDLFTSKELSQQYTSGDFCVEEKDHSAISIAQSMKLDSINDNDDKENEMNVESVQHDAPDTETHTQNWTKTNISATASPPVGNNVTYKIFSLCPPENCDIDSSKTMVEKYKILVRAKIDGVERMNKNLLHPIMLVPKLEHQVSLGAEAVTAEEALKQWTMLTYRPNTSLVRGN, encoded by the exons ATGGAGGAATTTCTCAACATTGATTG GTACCCTCCACTGGAAGATATGATAGACGACGTGTTCATCCACGAAGAAAGACTGAAGAACGAAAGTGCGATGTATAGAATAATGCAGGGTGTTTTCACCGACCCTTTTACAGACTTTGAAagcgacgatgacgatgataggGATAAAGACGATGGAAGTTCAAGTGACAACGACTCCGATGGAGTTCGGGTAGCTGGCAAAGAATCTAAGCGGCCACCGCTGACTGTAAAAAAATGGGAATGGGTACCTGGCCTTGAAAAACCTCCGTTCCAATTTCCCAGATTGTCAGTCTTGACCAAAGAAGAACATGCCATCTGTCTGAAAGTTTTAAAGCAATTTTCAGGATCAGAAAAACCGCAAATGAATCAACAAAATAGAAGCGAACTGGAACAGTATATg AAACTGTTACCAGTGATACGCAAAGAGCAGGAGGAATTTTTAGCTTTAGCAAAGGCTAATTGGAATGGTTCTGAAATAAAAGTTATTGGAAAAGAATACATTAACGCACGGTGGAaatctaaatttttaaacgctCGAAAGCTTCCTAGATACTACGTAGCAGGAGGAAATATAGCTTtcaaggaaaagaaaaaaattgttgctgAACTAGAGGCCACACTCTTGGAAAAG GGTCAACTTCCCAGGGCATTCATACCAGTTTGCAACAAGcgaaattatttatcaactGAATTGCACAAACTCTATGCCCTATATCCGGTGTTCACCAATTTGGACAACAGCAATGAAACATCTCAAAAATTAACGGTGAGTCAGGATCCAAACTGCGAGAAGCTTGCCACGTCTAATGGGGTAGATGTGGTAATTTCGTCAGGAGGACTCAATTGTTTGGCTACTAATTTTGGCCCGCATTATACAAGTTCTTGGATTCTGCCAATTGTTGTGAAAGGGAGCGAGGAAGGAAACATTATTTACATCGACAAGCCATTACCACCTACAAGTATGACTATACCTCAAAGAAACTCTTGGATTTACAAGTATATTCTACGGTCACAAATTCTTCACCCAAAACATCATACTTCGGTCAA CTTTTCCAAACAAGGAACTGAGGAGGAGGTGACTGATCACAGTCTTTTTGGGGATATATATTCTGACGATCTATTGAAATTAGAAGACGAAAACAGTGACATCTATAGTGCAGGTCCAAAATCAGATATGTTTCAAACATCCGAAAATACAGCCATGGAAAACAAagctgtgataaaaaatgagcaaGCGATGGGTGGTCCAAGTAGTCACGAAATGGAAGATGAATTTGACCTTTTCACAAGTAAAGAATTATCGCAACAATACACTTCTGGTGACTTTTGTGTAGAGGAAAAGGATCACTCTGCTATTTCTATTGCCCAGTCTATGAAACTGGACTCAATAAACGATAACGACGAtaaggaaaatgaaatgaatgtaGAAAGCGTTCAGCATGATGCACCAGATACAGAAACACATACTCAAAATTGGacgaaaacaaatatttcgGCTACTGCATCTCCACCTGTTGGAAATAATGTCAcgtacaaaatattttcactttgtcCACCTGAAAACTGCGATATCGATTCCTCAAAGACTATGGTTGAGAAGTATAAAATATTGGTTCGCGCTAAAATAGATGGGGTTGAG agaatgaataaaaatttacttcacCCCATAATGTTGGTGCCTAAACTGGAGCACCAAGTCAGTCTTGGTGCTGAGGCTGTTACAGCAGAAGAAGCATTGAAACAGTGGACAATGCTGACCTACAGACCGAATACATCACTCGTTCGAG GAAACTAA